From one Sulfurovum sp. UBA12169 genomic stretch:
- a CDS encoding ATP-dependent DNA helicase, giving the protein MEKILNELNPSQREAAEHIDGAMLILAGAGSGKTKTLTARLAYLIGEVGIDPANTLTLTFTNKAASEMRERALKLVKNKTSYPPLLCTFHKFGLLFLKFHIEKLGRSNTFVIIDSDDKKRLLRSIAKELKIDLNLSFVASEISKYKNSLLNAQIVTEKAELPDYKKVAAIYERYQANIEENNLVDFDDLLMLTYKILDENEDLRKETSLRYRYIMVDEYQDTNELQFRLLEHLVSEHGNLCVVGDDDQSIYGWRGANIRNILDFASHFKETKTVKLETNYRSTEPILRAANALIEHNSARLGKKLFSHKGEGVEVKLLHSLDEAHEAKAIAQEIHTLLDKGVNPEEIAVLYRINALSRSLEEGFSKEGLGFKLIGGMRFYERAEIKDIISCFRVLANPHDDFSLLRIINKPKRGLGKASIEKLQKAAHEEKLSLYAFIQKNLKTKLPAIVSKKVANALRVLLEDIHALQEEIAAAPGNFITLFEERIKLKDHYAGMIDGFDRILNMDEFYGYFRDCVVKNPDLTLDEFLNDITLQSDQDQLEEDTVAIMSIHAAKGLEFEHLFVIGLEEEFFPLLGEGCNMEEERRLGYVAITRAKSNLTLCYVDSRFYKGRRKMINKSRFLGEAGLIQDASLKITKASAFKKGDLVKHKIFGIGRVQAANKSGKEYKLLINFGGNKKEILSSFVQII; this is encoded by the coding sequence ATGGAAAAGATTTTAAATGAACTCAATCCGTCACAGCGTGAAGCAGCAGAACACATAGATGGTGCAATGCTCATTCTTGCGGGTGCCGGCAGCGGAAAAACGAAGACACTCACCGCAAGACTTGCTTATTTGATCGGAGAGGTAGGTATTGATCCTGCCAACACGCTCACGCTTACTTTTACCAATAAAGCCGCAAGTGAAATGCGGGAGCGCGCATTGAAACTGGTAAAAAACAAAACATCTTATCCTCCATTGCTGTGCACATTTCATAAGTTTGGTTTACTTTTTTTAAAATTTCATATCGAAAAACTTGGAAGAAGCAATACTTTTGTTATTATTGACAGTGATGACAAGAAACGATTGCTCCGCTCTATTGCAAAAGAGTTAAAAATTGACCTCAATCTCTCTTTTGTTGCCTCTGAAATTTCAAAATACAAAAATTCTCTTTTGAATGCCCAAATTGTAACAGAAAAAGCAGAACTTCCGGACTACAAAAAAGTAGCTGCAATTTATGAGCGCTATCAGGCCAATATTGAAGAAAATAATCTTGTAGATTTTGATGATCTGCTGATGCTTACCTATAAAATACTTGACGAAAATGAAGACCTTCGCAAAGAGACCAGCTTGCGTTATCGCTATATTATGGTTGACGAGTATCAAGATACCAATGAATTACAATTTAGGCTTCTTGAGCATCTTGTGAGCGAACATGGAAACCTTTGTGTCGTAGGAGATGATGACCAAAGCATCTACGGATGGCGCGGAGCAAATATTCGCAATATTTTGGATTTTGCAAGCCACTTCAAGGAGACCAAAACGGTTAAGCTGGAAACCAATTATCGTTCTACCGAACCTATACTAAGGGCTGCAAATGCTCTTATAGAGCACAATTCAGCACGATTGGGCAAAAAACTTTTTAGCCATAAAGGAGAAGGAGTTGAAGTAAAACTGCTTCATTCACTGGACGAAGCCCATGAGGCCAAAGCAATCGCGCAAGAAATTCATACGCTCCTGGACAAAGGGGTCAATCCTGAAGAGATAGCTGTACTGTACCGGATCAATGCACTTTCCCGTTCCCTTGAAGAAGGTTTCAGCAAAGAGGGGCTTGGATTTAAACTCATAGGAGGTATGCGATTTTATGAGCGTGCTGAGATTAAGGATATTATCTCATGCTTTAGGGTATTGGCAAATCCTCATGATGATTTTTCACTCTTGCGTATTATCAATAAACCCAAAAGAGGTCTAGGCAAAGCCTCCATAGAAAAACTCCAAAAAGCCGCCCATGAAGAAAAACTTTCACTCTATGCTTTCATCCAAAAAAATCTTAAAACAAAACTTCCTGCCATTGTGAGCAAAAAGGTTGCAAATGCTTTGCGTGTGCTGCTGGAGGATATTCACGCCCTTCAAGAAGAAATAGCTGCCGCGCCGGGAAACTTTATTACTCTTTTCGAGGAGCGTATTAAACTTAAAGATCATTATGCGGGCATGATAGATGGGTTTGACCGTATTTTAAACATGGATGAATTCTACGGCTATTTTAGGGATTGTGTTGTAAAGAATCCTGATCTTACTCTCGATGAGTTTCTTAACGATATTACTTTACAAAGCGACCAAGATCAGCTGGAAGAAGATACTGTTGCCATCATGAGTATCCATGCGGCCAAGGGGCTTGAATTTGAGCATCTTTTTGTTATAGGTTTGGAGGAAGAGTTTTTTCCTTTGCTTGGCGAAGGATGCAACATGGAAGAAGAACGACGACTGGGATATGTAGCGATCACCAGAGCCAAATCCAATCTTACTCTGTGCTATGTGGATAGCCGTTTCTATAAAGGCCGTCGTAAAATGATAAATAAAAGCCGCTTCTTGGGTGAAGCAGGACTTATTCAAGATGCAAGCCTTAAGATTACCAAAGCTTCTGCTTTTAAAAAGGGAGATCTTGTAAAACACAAAATTTTTGGTATAGGGCGAGTACAGGCTGCCAACAAATCAGGAAAAGAATACAAGCTCCTTATTAATTTTGGCGGAAACAAAAAAGAGATACTAAGCTCTTTTGTACAAATTATTTAA
- a CDS encoding tRNA pseudouridine(55) synthase TruB — MNRLFVVNKPIFRSSNSYMGYVKRKYGTKKVGFSGTLDPFATGCLIVATGQYTKLFQYLNKTPKSYKATLWLGTNSPSLDIEKVDSIQEIAPFKNEQINEALNSLKGELTYYPPVFCAKKIEGKRAYELAREGKEVELNTITSTIYDIKLINYNHPFVHFEATVSEGTYIRSLGALLADELGVDGTLSSLHRIHEGKFVFDGEKALNPFDCLILPLNIYTGDDSYLELGKKLQIEYFQTKQDGEYLVETKNFFAVIKIENQEITYKLNRIEKFKSPHV; from the coding sequence ATGAATCGTCTTTTTGTTGTCAACAAGCCCATCTTTCGCAGCTCCAACAGCTACATGGGATATGTCAAACGCAAATATGGTACCAAAAAAGTCGGCTTTTCGGGCACACTGGATCCTTTTGCCACAGGATGCCTTATCGTAGCAACAGGCCAATACACTAAACTTTTTCAGTATCTCAACAAAACCCCTAAAAGCTACAAAGCAACTTTATGGCTAGGGACCAATTCTCCCAGTTTAGATATTGAAAAAGTCGATAGCATTCAAGAAATAGCCCCTTTTAAAAATGAACAAATTAATGAAGCACTAAACAGCCTCAAGGGTGAACTTACTTATTATCCGCCCGTATTTTGCGCAAAAAAAATAGAAGGGAAACGTGCCTATGAACTTGCGCGCGAAGGCAAAGAGGTGGAACTTAACACTATCACCTCCACTATTTATGATATTAAACTCATCAATTACAACCATCCATTTGTACATTTTGAGGCTACCGTAAGCGAAGGCACATATATACGCAGCCTCGGCGCACTTCTCGCAGACGAACTTGGTGTAGACGGCACACTCTCCTCTTTGCACCGTATCCATGAAGGGAAATTTGTATTTGACGGAGAAAAAGCGCTCAACCCCTTTGATTGCCTTATTCTTCCTTTAAATATCTATACGGGGGATGATTCGTACCTTGAATTAGGGAAAAAACTTCAAATAGAGTACTTTCAAACCAAGCAAGACGGAGAATACCTTGTTGAAACAAAAAACTTCTTTGCTGTTATTAAGATTGAAAATCAAGAGATAACCTACAAACTTAATCGCATAGAAAAATTTAAGAGCCCTCATGTATAG
- a CDS encoding 4-(cytidine 5'-diphospho)-2-C-methyl-D-erythritol kinase, producing the protein MYSINAHAKVNIFLKITGHKDGYHTLLSRFMRVEDLYDTITFEPCECESFTLEGCNDIPLESNTIYKAYKALNAHTGDLDILNFFYRHKVVVTKRIPSQAGLGGGSSDAAAFMRLVKKVCNLLISTEELAKISTTIGADLPFFIYNYPSANVSGFGEVVEPFTEEPLKLELYTPHIGCNTALVYKTFKEHFLTNVRLSSIIGWDQLPSREILEKIHDPAILNDLYGAALMVYPELAKAAKKEWYFSGSGSTFFKIKN; encoded by the coding sequence ATGTATAGTATCAATGCCCATGCCAAAGTCAATATCTTTTTGAAGATCACCGGGCACAAGGATGGCTACCACACGCTGCTTTCACGCTTTATGCGTGTAGAAGACCTTTACGACACCATTACATTTGAGCCTTGTGAATGCGAAAGCTTTACACTAGAAGGCTGCAATGATATCCCTTTGGAATCCAATACCATTTATAAAGCCTATAAAGCGCTGAATGCCCATACCGGCGATCTTGACATCCTCAACTTTTTTTACCGGCATAAAGTCGTCGTTACCAAGCGTATTCCAAGCCAGGCAGGCCTGGGGGGAGGAAGCTCCGATGCGGCGGCGTTTATGCGGCTGGTTAAAAAAGTATGCAATCTGCTGATTTCCACGGAAGAATTGGCAAAAATCTCAACAACCATAGGTGCCGATCTTCCTTTTTTTATCTATAATTATCCCTCTGCCAATGTTTCCGGCTTCGGAGAAGTGGTCGAGCCTTTCACGGAAGAACCTTTAAAGCTGGAACTCTATACTCCGCATATTGGATGCAACACAGCCCTTGTTTATAAAACATTTAAAGAGCATTTTTTAACAAATGTGCGTCTAAGCAGCATTATAGGCTGGGATCAGCTCCCCTCCAGGGAAATTCTTGAAAAGATTCATGATCCTGCTATCTTAAATGACCTCTACGGGGCAGCTCTTATGGTATATCCGGAGCTCGCAAAAGCAGCAAAAAAGGAATGGTACTTCAGCGGAAGCGGAAGCACGTTTTTCAAAATTAAAAATTAA
- a CDS encoding SsrA-binding protein, with amino-acid sequence MAITLIAQNKKARHDYEILEKFEAGIVLKGSEVKALRAKRANLSDAFCRFIKGELYLMNAHIAHLETTHKHFSPDTREPRKLLMRKKELNKLYMKVHKDGLTIVPLMLYFNERNLAKVSIAIAKGKKLHDKRADLKAKTLNREAEQAIKNKGAL; translated from the coding sequence TTGGCTATTACTCTTATTGCACAAAACAAAAAAGCGAGGCATGATTATGAAATACTCGAAAAATTTGAAGCGGGTATTGTCTTAAAAGGAAGCGAAGTAAAAGCGCTACGCGCCAAACGAGCCAATCTTTCTGATGCTTTTTGTCGATTCATAAAGGGTGAGCTTTATCTTATGAATGCACACATTGCTCATCTTGAAACAACGCATAAGCATTTTAGTCCGGACACCAGAGAACCCAGAAAACTTCTGATGCGCAAAAAAGAACTTAATAAGCTCTATATGAAAGTGCATAAAGACGGACTTACCATCGTACCGTTAATGCTTTATTTTAATGAACGCAACCTTGCCAAAGTAAGCATAGCCATTGCAAAAGGGAAAAAACTTCACGACAAACGAGCTGACCTCAAAGCCAAAACACTCAATAGGGAAGCTGAGCAAGCGATAAAAAACAAAGGAGCTCTTTAG
- the rplS gene encoding 50S ribosomal protein L19, with amino-acid sequence MRNKYIESFEQAQLENKNIPDFRAGDTLRVAVRIKEGNKERVQNYEGLCIAVRGQGTGKTFNVRKIGANSIGVERIFPLYTESIESIEVLRRGRVRRAKLFYLRDLKGKAARIKELRRK; translated from the coding sequence ATGAGAAATAAATATATTGAAAGCTTTGAACAAGCGCAATTGGAAAACAAAAATATTCCTGATTTTAGAGCTGGTGACACATTGAGAGTGGCCGTTAGAATTAAAGAAGGCAATAAAGAAAGAGTTCAAAATTATGAGGGGCTTTGCATCGCTGTTAGAGGACAAGGCACAGGAAAAACATTCAATGTCAGAAAGATTGGTGCCAACTCTATTGGTGTTGAAAGAATTTTCCCGCTTTATACTGAGAGTATCGAAAGTATTGAGGTTCTAAGAAGAGGTAGAGTAAGAAGAGCAAAATTATTCTATCTTAGAGATCTTAAAGGTAAAGCTGCAAGAATTAAAGAACTAAGAAGAAAATAG
- a CDS encoding tRNA (guanosine(37)-N1)-methyltransferase TrmD — protein sequence MHFSFVTLFPALIEGYFSESILSRAAASGKISIDFYDPRAFSQDKHKRVDAPMIGGGAGMLMTPQPLMDTLGHIKKKFPEAYVIFLTPVAKPFKQNDAKRLADKSHLVFVSGRYEGIDERVIEAYADELFSIGDFILTGGELASMVVCDAVSRNVEGVLGNSDSLMIESFEAALLEAPSFTKPKIYENNAVVSEFLKGNHSKITDLKRELALCKTKYFRPDLYKKKVSHEK from the coding sequence TTGCATTTTAGTTTTGTTACACTCTTTCCCGCTCTTATCGAAGGATATTTCTCCGAAAGTATTTTATCCCGTGCAGCAGCGTCCGGAAAAATAAGTATTGACTTTTATGATCCGAGAGCTTTTTCCCAAGATAAACACAAAAGAGTAGATGCTCCCATGATAGGAGGAGGTGCGGGTATGCTCATGACACCCCAACCGTTAATGGACACTCTTGGACACATTAAAAAAAAATTCCCTGAAGCCTATGTAATATTCTTAACCCCCGTAGCTAAACCATTTAAGCAAAATGATGCAAAGCGTTTAGCCGACAAATCACATTTGGTTTTCGTGAGCGGTCGCTATGAGGGAATAGATGAGCGTGTGATTGAAGCGTATGCCGATGAGCTTTTTTCAATAGGGGATTTTATTCTAACAGGCGGAGAATTGGCAAGCATGGTAGTCTGTGATGCTGTGAGCAGGAATGTTGAAGGCGTGCTTGGAAACAGTGATTCCCTCATGATAGAAAGTTTTGAAGCAGCATTGCTGGAAGCCCCTTCTTTTACAAAACCTAAAATTTATGAAAACAATGCAGTAGTTTCAGAATTTTTAAAGGGTAATCATAGTAAAATCACGGACTTAAAAAGAGAGTTGGCTTTGTGTAAAACAAAGTATTTCCGACCCGACCTATACAAAAAAAAGGTATCACATGAGAAATAA
- the rimM gene encoding 16S rRNA processing protein RimM: protein MAIEPFFIAQVGRTVGLYGDLKLHLHTDFPEQFKVGHTFKSSRGDLTISDLNPNRGTIRFAGYESVESAKKLTNVKLYASEEETKAYCHLEKDEYFWFDVIGCTVKEKEIILGTVDDIQRMLDLDYLVIKTDQSLVEAGMAKEFLLPYISRYIVKTDIETKTVLTQDAKDILEAS from the coding sequence ATGGCTATCGAACCGTTTTTCATCGCACAAGTGGGGAGAACCGTTGGGCTTTACGGTGATTTAAAGCTTCATCTTCATACAGACTTTCCGGAACAATTTAAAGTCGGACACACCTTTAAAAGCAGCCGCGGAGACCTCACAATATCAGATCTCAATCCCAACCGAGGAACAATACGTTTTGCAGGCTATGAGAGCGTGGAGAGCGCTAAAAAACTTACTAATGTAAAACTTTACGCCAGCGAAGAGGAGACCAAAGCATATTGTCATCTTGAAAAAGATGAGTATTTTTGGTTTGATGTTATAGGCTGTACAGTGAAAGAAAAAGAGATAATTTTGGGTACAGTTGATGACATTCAGCGGATGCTGGATTTGGATTATCTTGTGATAAAAACGGATCAGTCTTTAGTAGAAGCAGGAATGGCAAAAGAGTTTTTACTTCCTTATATTTCAAGATATATAGTAAAAACGGATATAGAAACAAAAACGGTATTGACGCAGGATGCTAAAGATATTCTAGAAGCAAGCTAA
- a CDS encoding RNA-binding protein has translation MVTAFLAAYAKLLVNNPEDISVEITSVDEGFDEITIFANSEDVGKLIGKEGRMINAIKTVISGCKAKGGKNYRVNVKSVK, from the coding sequence ATGGTCACCGCATTTCTAGCCGCTTATGCTAAGCTTTTGGTAAACAATCCTGAAGATATCTCTGTCGAGATTACTTCGGTGGATGAGGGCTTTGATGAGATCACAATCTTTGCCAACAGTGAAGATGTTGGCAAATTGATCGGCAAAGAGGGGCGCATGATCAATGCTATTAAAACAGTCATCTCCGGCTGTAAAGCAAAAGGCGGTAAGAATTACCGCGTTAATGTCAAATCTGTAAAGTAA
- a CDS encoding 30S ribosomal protein S16, whose product MTMIRMTRMGRKKKPFYRIVVTDSRKRRDSGWIEAIGHYNPISVNKDLTLDQERLNYWLSVGAQMSPTVKRLAGK is encoded by the coding sequence ATGACAATGATAAGAATGACAAGAATGGGTAGAAAAAAGAAGCCATTTTACAGAATTGTAGTAACAGACAGCAGAAAAAGAAGAGACAGTGGCTGGATTGAGGCGATAGGACATTATAATCCGATAAGCGTTAACAAGGATCTTACTCTTGATCAAGAGAGATTGAACTATTGGTTAAGTGTCGGTGCACAAATGAGCCCAACAGTCAAAAGATTGGCTGGAAAATAA
- a CDS encoding signal recognition particle protein, translating to MFDTLTDSFKNAIGKIRFHDDDKALKKATAELKKSLLKADVHHKVVKELIAAVELDTKKNGIGKEQFLKALQAELTRLLTIQGAPKGFTFASNPPTVVLMIGLQGSGKTTTTGKLAYFLKEQKKKKVLVVAADLQRLAAVEQLRQIVSQIGVDLVADETMTPVQIVKEGLQKAKKELYDVVLIDTAGRLAIDDELMSELKEVKEIADPDELFYVADAMTGQDAVRTAQTFKEKIGISGVVLSKFDGDSKGGIALGLTEQVGVPLRFIGAGEKMPDLEQFIPERIVSRLMGAGDVESLAEKAAAAIDPKEAKKFSQKIKKGQFNFNDFLAQMEQMKKLGSMKSIMGMIPGMGNLAKQIGDMDLENSDEIKTIKAMISSMTLKEREDPDLLNNMRKRRIAAGAGLDQMQVNRVLKQFKNAAIMAKKLSGKGGMKQMQDLMKQMQGGGFPGMRR from the coding sequence ATGTTTGATACATTAACCGATAGTTTTAAAAATGCCATTGGAAAAATTCGTTTTCATGATGATGACAAGGCGTTAAAAAAAGCAACAGCAGAACTTAAAAAATCATTGCTAAAAGCCGATGTGCATCACAAGGTAGTCAAGGAACTGATTGCTGCTGTTGAGCTGGATACAAAGAAAAACGGCATCGGTAAAGAACAATTTTTAAAGGCACTTCAAGCAGAGCTTACCCGTTTGCTTACCATACAAGGCGCTCCCAAAGGTTTTACTTTCGCATCTAATCCTCCTACGGTCGTGCTCATGATAGGCTTACAGGGATCCGGCAAAACGACAACCACCGGAAAACTTGCCTATTTTCTTAAAGAGCAAAAAAAGAAAAAAGTACTTGTGGTTGCAGCAGACCTTCAGAGGCTTGCAGCAGTTGAACAGCTTAGGCAGATTGTATCGCAGATAGGCGTGGATCTTGTGGCCGACGAGACGATGACGCCAGTTCAGATCGTTAAAGAAGGGCTTCAAAAAGCCAAAAAAGAACTTTATGATGTTGTTCTTATAGATACGGCAGGACGTTTGGCAATAGATGATGAGCTGATGAGTGAGCTTAAAGAGGTCAAAGAGATAGCCGACCCTGATGAGCTTTTTTATGTAGCCGATGCTATGACCGGACAGGACGCGGTTAGAACAGCCCAAACCTTTAAAGAGAAAATTGGCATTTCGGGTGTTGTTTTAAGTAAGTTTGATGGGGACTCCAAAGGAGGAATAGCTCTTGGACTGACAGAGCAGGTGGGAGTGCCTCTTCGATTTATAGGTGCAGGCGAAAAAATGCCCGATCTTGAACAGTTTATTCCTGAAAGAATAGTCAGCCGTTTGATGGGCGCGGGAGATGTCGAATCTCTTGCAGAAAAGGCTGCTGCAGCGATCGATCCAAAAGAAGCCAAAAAGTTTTCGCAAAAAATTAAAAAAGGACAATTTAACTTTAATGATTTTTTAGCCCAAATGGAGCAGATGAAAAAGCTAGGCAGCATGAAATCTATTATGGGCATGATTCCCGGCATGGGTAATTTAGCAAAGCAGATAGGCGATATGGATCTGGAAAATTCAGATGAGATTAAGACCATCAAAGCAATGATTTCATCAATGACGCTAAAAGAGAGAGAAGATCCGGATCTGTTAAACAACATGAGAAAAAGACGTATCGCAGCGGGTGCAGGACTTGATCAGATGCAGGTTAACCGAGTGCTAAAACAGTTTAAAAATGCAGCTATTATGGCAAAAAAACTTTCCGGAAAGGGCGGAATGAAACAAATGCAAGATTTGATGAAACAAATGCAAGGCGGCGGATTTCCCGGAATGAGACGCTAG
- a CDS encoding RNA pseudouridine synthase, with protein MATDKAYKVLAKQEEISNNQAKELIDRGLVFAGDKKVKIARAEISDDTHFRIEYPSDIEIIYQDDNIVAVNKPAQIDSYDIQDAIEGAELLHRLDRDTSGVLLLGRNKTFIEDAIKEFKARRVQKQYIAWVEGVLYEAMEIDAPLLTIKKGKAFSKIDHLRGKKAYTKVTPEEIQGKKSKVRIEITTGRTHQIRVHLASVGHPIVGDEQYGSRTQSKHMLLHSSKIKIFDYEFEAPEPKSIARYK; from the coding sequence ATGGCTACAGACAAAGCATATAAAGTATTGGCAAAACAAGAAGAGATTTCAAATAATCAGGCAAAAGAACTTATTGACAGAGGTTTGGTTTTTGCAGGAGATAAAAAAGTAAAAATAGCCCGTGCAGAGATAAGCGACGATACGCATTTTCGGATAGAATATCCGTCAGATATTGAAATTATTTATCAAGATGATAATATTGTTGCGGTGAATAAGCCCGCACAAATAGACAGTTATGATATTCAAGATGCAATAGAAGGTGCAGAACTTTTGCATCGGTTAGACAGAGACACAAGCGGAGTTTTGCTTCTTGGAAGAAACAAAACATTTATTGAAGATGCCATCAAAGAATTTAAGGCCAGACGAGTTCAAAAACAGTATATAGCATGGGTTGAAGGGGTACTGTATGAAGCGATGGAGATAGATGCCCCGCTACTAACGATCAAGAAAGGCAAAGCTTTTTCAAAAATCGATCACCTTAGAGGCAAAAAGGCATATACTAAAGTTACTCCCGAAGAGATCCAGGGAAAAAAAAGCAAAGTACGCATTGAAATCACAACAGGAAGAACCCATCAAATACGTGTTCATCTTGCCAGCGTAGGACATCCTATCGTTGGAGACGAGCAGTATGGAAGCCGAACCCAAAGCAAACATATGCTGTTGCACTCTTCAAAGATAAAAATATTTGATTATGAGTTTGAGGCCCCAGAACCAAAAAGTATCGCGCGATATAAGTAA
- a CDS encoding YggU family protein translates to MFYQIKEGKVGLSIKAQPAASKNEFCEMYGNDAIKIRIKAPAVEGAANKELIRFLSKSFKVSKSDILFKTGQNSKVKIVEFPLTKEFEDWIEKNGYRQSI, encoded by the coding sequence ATGTTTTATCAAATTAAGGAAGGCAAGGTAGGTTTATCTATCAAGGCGCAGCCTGCCGCAAGCAAAAATGAGTTTTGCGAGATGTATGGAAATGATGCCATTAAGATTCGCATCAAAGCACCTGCGGTAGAGGGTGCGGCAAACAAAGAGTTAATAAGATTTCTCTCAAAAAGTTTTAAAGTGTCAAAAAGTGATATACTTTTTAAAACAGGGCAAAACAGTAAAGTAAAAATAGTGGAATTCCCGCTTACAAAAGAATTTGAAGATTGGATAGAAAAAAATGGCTACAGACAAAGCATATAA
- a CDS encoding 3-deoxy-D-manno-octulosonic acid transferase codes for MERLFLLLYSVTVGIFYSMALPFLALFSLKAKYKDAIPARFFLWNNRPLKKAGIWFHVCSFGEAKAIAPIVEMFPNEMLRMTATTHTGFEAVSSYTSQSRYLPFEPLLFWWAKPQKALVVMEAEFWYLLFALAKKRGAKTLLINARMSERSFPKYLKMAWFYRHIFKQIDEIYAQSQTDKERLELLGAKNIKVTGNIKLAKLPLPTAWLKKPSSMVVCAASIHEGEEILVFEAYLALKKEEPDAVLILAPRHPERFEKVTRMAEVFAQEQQFICQRYSQNRVMQSDIIVLDTLGELVNIYAISDIVILGGAFEPLGGHNAAEAAQFGCKIISGKYYFNQKDIFDAIEGIAVVEASALSKKVLQHTHLKPTKIKSKTDLTPILESLNNVLSN; via the coding sequence ATGGAGAGACTTTTTCTTCTTCTCTATAGCGTGACGGTTGGTATTTTTTATAGTATGGCATTGCCTTTTTTGGCATTGTTTTCTCTTAAGGCAAAGTACAAAGATGCTATTCCTGCAAGATTTTTTTTGTGGAACAATAGACCTTTAAAAAAAGCAGGAATCTGGTTTCACGTTTGCAGTTTTGGTGAAGCCAAAGCCATTGCGCCGATTGTTGAAATGTTTCCCAATGAGATGTTGCGTATGACTGCAACTACGCACACAGGGTTCGAAGCAGTAAGCAGCTATACATCTCAAAGCAGGTATCTGCCTTTTGAGCCTTTGCTTTTTTGGTGGGCTAAACCCCAAAAAGCGTTAGTTGTTATGGAGGCAGAATTTTGGTATCTGCTTTTTGCTCTTGCAAAAAAAAGAGGTGCCAAAACCTTGCTGATCAATGCGCGTATGAGTGAACGCTCTTTTCCAAAATATTTGAAAATGGCTTGGTTTTACAGGCACATCTTTAAGCAGATCGATGAAATCTATGCACAGAGTCAAACAGATAAAGAACGTTTGGAATTATTGGGCGCAAAAAATATTAAAGTTACGGGCAATATTAAGCTTGCTAAGCTTCCTTTGCCTACGGCATGGCTCAAGAAACCTTCATCGATGGTTGTGTGTGCAGCGAGCATCCACGAAGGTGAAGAGATCTTGGTCTTTGAGGCTTATTTGGCATTAAAAAAAGAAGAGCCGGATGCTGTACTTATTTTGGCGCCGCGTCATCCGGAACGTTTTGAAAAAGTGACGAGAATGGCGGAAGTCTTTGCGCAAGAACAGCAATTTATCTGTCAGAGATATTCGCAAAATAGAGTGATGCAAAGTGATATTATAGTTTTAGACACCTTGGGCGAACTGGTGAATATATATGCAATTAGCGACATCGTTATTTTGGGAGGAGCATTTGAGCCTTTGGGCGGACACAATGCAGCCGAAGCAGCGCAGTTTGGCTGCAAAATAATCTCAGGCAAATATTATTTCAATCAAAAAGATATTTTTGATGCTATAGAAGGGATTGCCGTGGTAGAAGCTTCAGCTCTTTCAAAAAAAGTACTTCAGCATACGCATTTAAAACCCACAAAGATCAAATCCAAAACAGATTTGACACCTATTTTGGAAAGCCTGAATAATGTTTTATCAAATTAA